The following nucleotide sequence is from Acinetobacter equi.
AATCTACCATGAAAGGCGGAATAAATAATAGCAGCAATTAAGAAGCTACCTAAGCCTAAGGTGCTTGATTTAGTTGGTGCATGGAGACGCATAAATAAGTCTGGTAAGCGAACCATCCCAATTGCACCAACGAGCATGAAAAAAGCACCAATGATAAGGAAAATAGAAACTAATATTTCCATTGTTAATTGCATGATTTAGCTCCTAATCAATGACATGGCCAGTCGTGAAATAACGAGCTAATGCGGCTGTAGAAACAAAGCCAAGCATTGCAACCAATAATGCACCTTCAAACATTGATGTACTTGCCCAGTAAATGCCTAAAACTACAATTAAACAAATCGCATTTAAAAATAGAGTATCGAGTGCTAGAAGACGATCAACCATAGAAGGTCCCATAATCAGACGAATTAAACAAAGCAACATTGAAATTGTAATCGCTAAAGTACAAATCCCTAATGCATAAGGCAGTATCATCATGATTTATCTCCTGCTTTTACACCAAAAATATCCATTAAAGGCTTTTCATATTTGGCTTTAATGACTCTGATTTCTTCATCTGGATCGTCAGTGCTTAAAGCATGTACTAAAATATCGCCACGATCTTGATCAATACCCGCAGATACGGTACCTGGTGTAGTGGTAATAATCATTGCTAATAACGTATTCACTTCTTCATGGTGTGTCTCTAAAGGAACACGAAACCATTTAGGATGTAATTTGTGTGTCGGACCAAGAACTAATTTAGCCACATTAATATTGGAAACAATAATATCCCAAAGCACAACAAAAAAAAGTTTTGATGCTTCAATCCAATTGATGTTTGGTGTTCGATCAATAAAGGGACGAACTAATTTAGGAATAAATATGGCTAAAATAATCGCCATAGTAATTGATGCAATATCAGCACTATGAGAGAGCATGAGCCAACTTAAACCAACAATAACTGAAACGAGTGGATGAGGGAGCCATCTATCCCAAAATGATAATTTTGACATTTATGGTTCCTCCGCTAGTTTCAGTTGATTACTTTCTTCAACAGATGAATGCTGTTGTTGAATTTGTTGTAGTTTAAAATCGGAGATATGCTCTCCAGATAATGTATTGGGTGCAATTAAGAAAGGAATCAAATGAGCATTCGGATCTTCAGTTTCACCACCATATTTAGTTTCTGGCAAATATTCTGGATTAAATGGTTGAATGCTAATGACTTGACCATGCTCATCTTGTTTGAGCAATATTTGATTGTAAAGCGCATTATCTTGCATTTGCTTCGATGTATTTAAAACATATTGATAAACAGGATTTGAAGCGATCACATAGACAATCAACCCTGCTAATAATATATAAATAGTTTTATCATTACGCTTTGGTGCTTGAGCAGGAAGAGCTTGGTATGCTTTATATGCTTCTGTTTCAGGATTATCTTCAGGTTTTGTTGCACGCCAAAATAGTACAAAGCCAGCACGTGTAAATGCAATAATACTTAGTAAGCTCACCAATAAAACAATAACAATAATTAAAATTTGATAAGGTGAATTTTCAGTTGCTTGTAAAATAAAGACTTTACCAAAGAAGCCACTGAAAGGTGGTAAGCCAGCCATCATTAAAGCAATTAGAAAATAAACAACAGCAATTGTTTTATGCTGTTTCATTTGTGGTGCAATTTGAAGTTGATCTTTGAATGCACCACGTTGTGAGGTAATCCATCCACATAAAATGTAGAATGCTGCTCCAATAATTGTACTATGAACTAAATAATAGAGCGCAGCTGCCCAAGCATTGGTATTAAATAGTGAGATGGCAATTAAGATTGTACCAATCGATGATAAAATCATAAAACCAACAAAACGGCGTAATCGTTCTGCTCCCATCGCACCAATGACACCATAAAGTGACGTGATAATGCCAATTGGGAGTAACCAATTTTGGAGAATCTCTTTACTCATTGCATCATCAAACACGGTTCCATTTACACGTAAAATTGAATAAATGCCGACTTTTGTCATGATGGTAAAGATGGCTGCTACAGGTGTAGTTGCAACAGCATATGTTTTCGGAAGCCAAAATCCAACAGGAAGCATAGCTGCTTTTATGCCAAAAACAACGAATAAAAGTAAACCACCTGCAATTGCAATTCTATGCTGGTCTGGTTCAAGTAATGGAATTAAGCGTGCAACATCTGCCATATTTAAGCTACCTACGCTACCATAGATCATTCCTAAACCAATAAGGAAAAATGCAGACGCAAGTAGGTTAATTGTGACGTAATGAATACCCAGTTGGAAACGTGCTTTACCTTGTCCGTGTAAAAGTAAAACATAAGATGCCATGAGTAAAATTTCAAAGAAGACGAATAAGTTAAATAAGTCTCCTGTGAGGAAGGCTCCACATAAACCCATCAGTAAAAAATGCATCATGGCATGGAAATAACGACCGCGTTCATCCCACTCTTTACTTGCAAACCACATGACTGGTACAGCTAAAGAATAAGTCAGTACAAGCATGAATGCAGAGAGTCGATCTAAAACGAGCACAATTCCAAAAGGTGCTGTCCATTCACTTAAGTTATATGTCGTAATTTGCCCACTACTTGCAAAAGTGAGATAAATAATAGCTGTTGTTAAACCTAGAACTGATGACACATAGCTAATGCCTCGACGCCAAGGTTGTCGCCAATCGTGTGCTAAAGAACCAGAGCCAGGATTACCTAACAGTACTAAAATAAAAGCCGTAAATGCTGGAATTAAAATACTGAAAATAGGTGTGTGTTGAATCCAAAACTGGATGAAGTCATTCATTATGGCTCATCCTCACGTGGGTGACTTGGAGATATTTCTTCTTCTTTGGAATCAACGTGATCTGTCCCTGTTTCATAACGTGTACGTAGTGCAAGTTGGACAATAAAAGCAGTGGTTGCAAAGCCAATAACAATAGCTGTAAGTACTAATGCTTGCGGCAATGGATCTGTTGTTTTTGCTGTTTCAGTTAAAATTGCAGGGGCATTAATATGGATGCGCCCCATAGCAAATAAAAATAAATTTACAGCATAACCAATCATGGCTAGACCTAAAACAACAGGAAAAGTACGCGCACGTAAAATTAAATAAATTCCAGTTGCTGTAAGTAATCCAATGGCAGAGGTGAGTAAAAATTCTAAGCTAATCATGATTTACTCCTTTGGTACTGGACCAGCCATGCTTGAATGACGTGAGTCACCCAATACGGAAATCATTAACATGGTTGCACCAACGACAGTGATATACACACCGACATCGAAAAGTGCAGCCGATGCAAGATGCATTTCTCCCAAAAGAGGAGGGGAGATATGAACATGTGCACTTGTGAGGAATGGACGTCCCCAGAACCATGAAGCAAGACCTGTTGCTCCAGCAATCACTAAACCTGTGCCAATCCAAATTTCATATAAACGACCAGATTTAGCTTTGAGCATTCTTTCTGCTTGGTCTTGTCCAATTGCAATATATTGAATAATTAATGCAGATGATGTGATTAACCCTGCAATGAAACCACCGCCCGGTAAGTTATGTCCACGAAGGAAAATATACAAACTCACAACTAATGCAAGTGGTAAAATCCATGAAGCTGTAATTCGGAACATTAGTGGAGATGGATTAAAACGATACGCGAGTCCTTGAGTCATGATTGTGCCATGTGCACGCATACCATCCATCATGCATAGAGCACCAATTGCAGCGATACCAAGAACCGTAATTTCACCAAAGGTATCGAAACCACGGAAGTCTACTAAAATTACATTTACAACATTACTACCACCACCTAATGGGATAGATTGTTGCATAAAGAACCATGAAATTGAATTATGGTCTCGGGTCAGAATGAGCCATGTAATCCAAGAAATACCTAAGCCAGAACCAATGGCAATAATCGCATCACGCCAGCGACGTGAAACACTAGATTCATATGGCGTAAGTTGTGGTAATAAGGATAGGCTCATTAACAGAAGAACAGTAGTTACGACATCTACAGTGATCTGTGTAAGTGCTAAATCTGGAGCAGAGAAACAGATAAATACCATGGTCACAACAAGACCAACAGCACCACTAATGAGTACGGCTTTAATTCGTTCATGATGAAACCAAAGCATCATCCAACAAGATGAGAATAGTAATAACCAAAGAACAATTGCAATGGCAGGTGCATAGGTAAGTTCACGTGTACCTGTAGTTAAGGTATCACTTGCTAAAGGAGCGGCAACAACAGCAATGGTAAAAATGACAATCCACATTAAATAGCTTTGTAATTTTCCATTTTCTGTTGCACGTTTAAACTTACGAGAATTTGTGAGTAGAAACTTAAGGATTGATTCAAAAATAATTTTTCCTTGGAATTTTCCAAGATAAGGATCTAAATCAATACGACGAATTCGACCACCTTTTGCCAATG
It contains:
- a CDS encoding Na+/H+ antiporter subunit E, with amino-acid sequence MSKLSFWDRWLPHPLVSVIVGLSWLMLSHSADIASITMAIILAIFIPKLVRPFIDRTPNINWIEASKLFFVVLWDIIVSNINVAKLVLGPTHKLHPKWFRVPLETHHEEVNTLLAMIITTTPGTVSAGIDQDRGDILVHALSTDDPDEEIRVIKAKYEKPLMDIFGVKAGDKS
- a CDS encoding Na+/H+ antiporter subunit C, giving the protein MISLEFLLTSAIGLLTATGIYLILRARTFPVVLGLAMIGYAVNLFLFAMGRIHINAPAILTETAKTTDPLPQALVLTAIVIGFATTAFIVQLALRTRYETGTDHVDSKEEEISPSHPREDEP
- a CDS encoding monovalent cation/H+ antiporter subunit F yields the protein MMILPYALGICTLAITISMLLCLIRLIMGPSMVDRLLALDTLFLNAICLIVVLGIYWASTSMFEGALLVAMLGFVSTAALARYFTTGHVID
- a CDS encoding monovalent cation/H+ antiporter subunit D — encoded protein: MNDFIQFWIQHTPIFSILIPAFTAFILVLLGNPGSGSLAHDWRQPWRRGISYVSSVLGLTTAIIYLTFASSGQITTYNLSEWTAPFGIVLVLDRLSAFMLVLTYSLAVPVMWFASKEWDERGRYFHAMMHFLLMGLCGAFLTGDLFNLFVFFEILLMASYVLLLHGQGKARFQLGIHYVTINLLASAFFLIGLGMIYGSVGSLNMADVARLIPLLEPDQHRIAIAGGLLLFVVFGIKAAMLPVGFWLPKTYAVATTPVAAIFTIMTKVGIYSILRVNGTVFDDAMSKEILQNWLLPIGIITSLYGVIGAMGAERLRRFVGFMILSSIGTILIAISLFNTNAWAAALYYLVHSTIIGAAFYILCGWITSQRGAFKDQLQIAPQMKQHKTIAVVYFLIALMMAGLPPFSGFFGKVFILQATENSPYQILIIVIVLLVSLLSIIAFTRAGFVLFWRATKPEDNPETEAYKAYQALPAQAPKRNDKTIYILLAGLIVYVIASNPVYQYVLNTSKQMQDNALYNQILLKQDEHGQVISIQPFNPEYLPETKYGGETEDPNAHLIPFLIAPNTLSGEHISDFKLQQIQQQHSSVEESNQLKLAEEP